One region of Thermodesulfobacteriota bacterium genomic DNA includes:
- a CDS encoding flagellar basal body-associated FliL family protein, giving the protein MGHPFLGRGRRERSPDVKRIGGAKVIKYILIGGIMMVLVVGGGLGLALYLGYLSPPTQSNARPAEASPSKTTEMGEIVKLSPLIINLNEENGRHYLKTRILLELEDKKWVEPVQARMSIFTDTVILSVSEKKLDDLRKGDFKERLKEELLQKFNGHLGQKGIRRIYFDEFLFQ; this is encoded by the coding sequence ATGGGCCATCCCTTTTTAGGGAGGGGCCGGAGGGAGCGATCCCCGGACGTTAAACGCATCGGAGGAGCGAAGGTGATCAAATATATTCTCATCGGCGGGATCATGATGGTTTTGGTCGTAGGGGGCGGGTTGGGCCTTGCCCTCTACTTAGGTTATCTCTCCCCACCCACCCAATCCAACGCCCGGCCTGCGGAGGCCTCTCCTTCCAAGACGACAGAAATGGGCGAGATCGTGAAGCTCAGTCCCCTCATCATCAATCTAAACGAAGAGAACGGGAGACATTATCTCAAGACAAGGATCCTTCTGGAATTGGAAGACAAGAAGTGGGTCGAGCCGGTTCAGGCGAGGATGTCCATTTTTACCGATACCGTCATCCTGAGCGTCAGCGAAAAGAAGCTGGACGACTTAAGGAAGGGCGATTTCAAGGAACGATTGAAAGAGGAGCTTCTCCAAAAGTTCAATGGCCACCTCGGTCAGAAGGGGATCCGGAGGATCTATTTCGATGAATTCCTCTTCCAGTGA
- a CDS encoding chemotaxis response regulator protein-glutamate methylesterase, which translates to MEVTDPGKIKVLIVDDSAIVRKIFTEDLSKEPDLEIVGTAPDPFVARDKIVRLKPDVVLLDVEMPKMDGLTFLKKLMHYYPLPVIIVSSLTPKGSQLALEAMECGAVEVLSKPGGPYSVGDMSLQLKEKIRAAVKVRLDRFRGNSQDPSPLPAPKILTETTQKLIAIGASTGGTEALKEILTRLPLNIPGILIVQHMPAQFTKAFAERLNGLCEIEVREARDGDSVLNGQALIAPGNFHMVLRRSGARYYVTIKDGPMVHHQRPAVDVLFNSVAQYAGGNAIGVLLTGMGADGAQGMLKMKEAGARTIAQDEESCVVFGMPKEAIKLNAVDRVVPLARIPEEIVQMVNLN; encoded by the coding sequence ATGGAAGTGACGGATCCAGGGAAGATTAAAGTGCTCATCGTCGATGACTCCGCCATCGTTCGGAAGATTTTCACCGAGGACCTCTCGAAAGAACCCGATCTGGAGATCGTTGGAACGGCCCCCGATCCTTTCGTCGCCAGAGATAAGATCGTGCGGTTGAAGCCCGATGTCGTGCTTCTCGATGTCGAGATGCCCAAGATGGACGGCCTCACCTTCCTGAAAAAGTTAATGCACTACTATCCGCTGCCGGTCATCATCGTCAGCTCCCTTACCCCGAAGGGGAGCCAGTTGGCCCTCGAGGCGATGGAGTGCGGTGCGGTCGAAGTGCTATCGAAGCCAGGGGGTCCCTATTCCGTTGGGGACATGAGCCTTCAATTGAAAGAGAAGATTCGGGCTGCGGTGAAGGTGAGGCTCGATCGGTTTCGGGGAAACAGCCAAGATCCCTCTCCCCTTCCGGCGCCGAAAATCTTGACGGAGACGACCCAGAAGCTGATCGCCATCGGAGCTTCCACCGGAGGGACAGAGGCGCTGAAGGAGATCCTCACACGGCTACCCCTGAATATCCCCGGCATCCTCATCGTCCAGCATATGCCTGCCCAGTTTACGAAGGCCTTTGCGGAAAGGCTGAATGGCCTCTGCGAGATCGAGGTGAGGGAGGCGAGGGATGGCGATTCCGTCCTGAACGGACAGGCCCTCATCGCTCCGGGCAACTTCCACATGGTCCTCAGGAGAAGCGGTGCGAGGTATTATGTGACCATTAAAGACGGCCCGATGGTCCATCACCAGAGGCCGGCGGTGGACGTCCTGTTCAATTCGGTGGCCCAGTATGCCGGAGGCAATGCCATCGGTGTCCTCCTGACGGGCATGGGCGCGGACGGGGCCCAGGGGATGCTGAAGATGAAGGAGGCAGGGGCCCGAACGATCGCACAGGACGAAGAGAGCTGCGTCGTCTTCGGGATGCCCAAGGAGGCCATCAAATTGAATGCCGTCGATCGGGTCGTGCCCCTGGCCAGGATCCCCGAGGAGATCGTCCAGATGGTGAATCTGAACTGA
- a CDS encoding chemotaxis protein CheX: MRDEFPNQAVKVAQQVFETMFFATVEVDEAGEEKRDPDGRPSFSWIGAEIGFEGRLSGQMAFFVPAELARTMVANFLGLEEEAPTPSQALDVVGELCNMVCGNLFSKLDRKGVWVLTPPKAWECSEPTLPRDKGDAGISLPLLVEGYPVKLEIRFAP; this comes from the coding sequence ATGAGGGATGAATTTCCGAATCAGGCGGTGAAGGTGGCCCAGCAGGTCTTCGAGACCATGTTCTTCGCCACGGTGGAGGTGGATGAGGCCGGGGAGGAGAAGCGAGACCCCGATGGCCGGCCTTCGTTTTCTTGGATCGGGGCGGAGATCGGATTTGAGGGGAGATTGAGCGGGCAGATGGCCTTCTTCGTCCCCGCGGAACTGGCCCGCACGATGGTGGCCAACTTTTTGGGCCTCGAGGAGGAGGCCCCAACGCCCTCCCAGGCCTTGGACGTCGTGGGTGAGCTCTGTAACATGGTCTGTGGGAATCTCTTTTCAAAGCTGGATCGGAAGGGGGTCTGGGTCTTGACCCCTCCCAAGGCCTGGGAATGTTCAGAACCGACCTTGCCCAGGGACAAGGGAGATGCCGGGATATCCCTGCCCCTGCTTGTGGAGGGTTACCCGGTCAAACTCGAAATCCGATTCGCCCCATAA
- a CDS encoding response regulator yields MSFNVLIVDDSQTMRKVIRKTLSLSGFEVGECWEAGNGKEALDMLRRCWVDLILTDLNMPEMNGLEMLRELGKDEMYRKIPVVLITTEGSEARIGEAYSLGIKGYIQKPFYPETVRDVLSRVMEEAHEG; encoded by the coding sequence ATGAGTTTCAACGTGTTGATCGTAGACGATTCCCAGACCATGAGGAAGGTCATTCGGAAGACCCTATCCCTTTCCGGATTTGAGGTGGGAGAATGCTGGGAGGCAGGGAATGGGAAGGAGGCTCTGGATATGCTCCGGAGATGCTGGGTGGACCTGATCCTGACCGATCTCAACATGCCGGAGATGAACGGGCTGGAGATGTTGCGAGAGCTGGGGAAGGACGAGATGTATCGGAAGATCCCGGTCGTCCTCATCACGACCGAAGGAAGCGAAGCCCGGATCGGGGAGGCCTATTCCCTTGGGATTAAAGGCTATATCCAAAAACCTTTTTACCCCGAGACCGTTCGGGACGTCCTGTCCCGGGTGATGGAGGAGGCCCATGAGGGATGA
- a CDS encoding HDOD domain-containing protein — protein sequence MSEVDQVLQSIERLPPFPAVVFRALQLLEDPRTSAQDLVDVLHLDPAITANVLRLCNSAYFGLKKKVHSLKEAIILVGFQPLLEIILSQQSIGLLKKPCQGYDLGQVDLWKHSVACALLTRIISKRLDWQMTYVPFTAALLHDIGKMILGQFFQGHFMEIKRLVHEEGFSFTEAEREVLGIDHAELGGKVAEYWKFPGIMISAIRFHHTPAQSFGDSEMVELIRLCDMIALMTGIGVGADGLAYRGDDGLLRRHHLRSREVESFIVQLEEQFRLVNETLNVN from the coding sequence ATGAGCGAGGTCGATCAGGTTCTCCAGTCGATTGAGCGATTGCCCCCGTTTCCGGCGGTGGTTTTCAGGGCCCTCCAGCTCTTAGAGGATCCTCGGACTTCGGCCCAGGATCTGGTCGATGTCCTCCACCTCGACCCTGCGATCACGGCCAATGTCCTCAGGCTCTGCAACTCCGCCTATTTCGGTCTCAAAAAGAAGGTCCATTCCTTGAAAGAGGCCATCATCCTCGTCGGATTCCAACCTTTGTTGGAAATCATCCTCAGCCAGCAGAGCATCGGGTTGTTAAAAAAGCCCTGCCAAGGATATGACCTGGGACAGGTCGACCTTTGGAAACATTCCGTGGCCTGCGCCCTCCTGACCCGAATCATTTCAAAAAGGTTGGACTGGCAGATGACCTATGTCCCCTTCACCGCGGCGTTGCTTCACGACATCGGAAAGATGATCTTGGGTCAGTTCTTTCAAGGCCATTTCATGGAGATTAAACGTTTAGTCCACGAGGAGGGTTTTTCGTTCACGGAGGCGGAGCGGGAGGTCCTCGGGATCGATCATGCCGAACTGGGGGGGAAGGTGGCCGAATATTGGAAATTTCCCGGGATCATGATCTCCGCCATCCGCTTTCATCACACCCCTGCCCAGTCTTTCGGGGATTCCGAGATGGTCGAGTTGATCCGCCTCTGCGATATGATCGCCTTGATGACAGGGATCGGGGTGGGCGCCGATGGTCTCGCCTATCGGGGGGACGATGGCCTCTTGAGACGGCATCATCTGAGGAGCAGGGAGGTCGAGTCTTTCATCGTGCAGTTGGAGGAGCAGTTCCGATTGGTCAATGAGACGTTGAATGTCAATTGA
- a CDS encoding chemotaxis protein CheD codes for MKLIVGIADMKVSNDEKATIITYSLGSCIGVSIYDPVVKVGGLLHFMLPDSSIDPQKAQINPYMFADSGIPLFFKAAYRLGAEKRRMVVKVVGGAQILDDSNFFNIGKRNYMSLRKIFWSNNVLINAEDVGGTVNRTLSLELASGRVWVKTSGDGVKEL; via the coding sequence ATGAAACTGATCGTCGGTATCGCCGATATGAAGGTTTCAAACGACGAGAAGGCCACGATCATCACCTACTCGTTAGGGTCCTGTATCGGGGTGAGCATCTATGACCCCGTGGTCAAGGTGGGAGGCCTTCTCCATTTCATGCTGCCGGACTCCTCGATCGACCCCCAAAAGGCCCAGATCAACCCCTACATGTTTGCCGATTCGGGGATCCCCCTCTTTTTCAAAGCCGCTTATCGATTGGGGGCCGAAAAAAGGAGGATGGTCGTCAAGGTCGTGGGGGGCGCCCAGATCTTGGACGATTCGAATTTTTTCAATATCGGGAAGAGAAACTATATGTCCCTGCGTAAGATCTTCTGGAGCAACAATGTGTTGATCAACGCCGAAGACGTGGGGGGGACCGTCAACCGGACCCTTTCCCTCGAACTGGCCAGCGGAAGGGTCTGGGTGAAGACCTCCGGAGACGGAGTCAAAGAGTTATGA
- a CDS encoding protein-glutamate O-methyltransferase CheR has translation MPWSLQAMLNLSPYRPLELSDREFELLSRLIYTQCGIHLTAAKKELVKARLGKRIRNGPFRTFQEYYQFVLNDETGEELTRLLDSITTNFTFFFREKGHFDYLREVILPEWVSQKKGRGRKIRIWSAACSSGEEPYSIAMTLLEGIENPPAWEISVLGTDLSTRALKTAEAGIFPKERLQPVPPPLIKKYFLKGEDQWKDFVKVKEEVRRLVQFKRLNLMEPFQFAEPFDCIFCRNVMIYFDKKIQAELVNRLYECLERGGFLLIGHSESLTGIVHPFRYIRPAIYRKME, from the coding sequence ATGCCATGGAGTCTCCAAGCCATGTTGAACCTTTCTCCCTATCGACCCCTCGAGCTGAGCGACAGGGAGTTCGAATTGCTCAGCCGTCTCATCTACACCCAGTGCGGCATCCACCTCACCGCCGCAAAGAAGGAGCTGGTCAAGGCTCGACTCGGAAAACGGATCCGAAACGGGCCCTTCAGGACCTTCCAGGAGTATTACCAGTTCGTTCTGAACGATGAGACCGGGGAGGAGTTGACCCGGCTCCTCGACTCGATCACGACGAATTTTACCTTCTTTTTCAGGGAAAAAGGCCATTTTGACTATCTCAGAGAGGTGATCTTGCCCGAGTGGGTTTCCCAGAAAAAGGGGCGCGGGAGAAAAATCCGGATCTGGAGCGCGGCCTGTTCCTCCGGGGAAGAACCTTATTCCATCGCAATGACCTTGCTCGAAGGGATCGAAAACCCACCGGCCTGGGAGATCTCGGTGTTGGGGACCGACCTTTCGACCCGGGCGCTCAAGACGGCCGAGGCCGGGATTTTCCCCAAGGAACGGCTCCAACCCGTCCCGCCCCCCCTGATCAAGAAGTATTTTTTGAAAGGCGAGGATCAGTGGAAGGATTTTGTGAAGGTGAAGGAGGAGGTCCGGAGGTTGGTTCAATTCAAGAGGCTCAATCTGATGGAACCTTTTCAATTTGCCGAGCCCTTCGATTGTATCTTCTGCCGCAATGTGATGATCTATTTTGACAAAAAGATCCAGGCCGAATTGGTCAACCGGCTTTATGAGTGCCTGGAGAGGGGGGGATTTTTGCTCATCGGCCATTCGGAAAGCCTGACGGGGATCGTCCATCCCTTTCGTTACATCCGACCGGCCATTTACCGAAAGATGGAATGA
- a CDS encoding chemotaxis protein CheX — protein sequence MKAELINPFLEATISVLKTMAGIQPTPGKPYIKKGTTATGDISGIVGITGETQGSICITFSRECILLILSQMLGENVYEINDQVKDAVGELTNMISGDSRRRLEELGHHFQGAIPSVISGPGHEIRHVTKGPILSIPFKTHGGPFTVEVCFK from the coding sequence ATGAAAGCGGAACTGATCAACCCATTTCTTGAAGCGACCATCTCCGTTTTGAAGACCATGGCCGGGATCCAGCCCACCCCCGGTAAACCTTACATCAAGAAGGGGACGACGGCCACCGGGGATATCTCTGGGATCGTGGGGATCACCGGAGAGACCCAGGGGTCCATCTGCATCACCTTCAGCCGGGAATGTATCCTCCTCATCCTCAGTCAGATGTTGGGCGAGAACGTCTATGAGATCAACGACCAGGTGAAGGATGCGGTGGGGGAGTTGACGAACATGATCTCAGGGGATTCCAGGCGGCGCCTGGAGGAGTTGGGACATCACTTTCAAGGAGCCATCCCTTCGGTCATCTCCGGCCCGGGCCATGAAATCCGTCACGTCACCAAGGGGCCGATCCTGTCCATTCCCTTCAAAACCCACGGGGGACCCTTTACGGTCGAGGTCTGCTTCAAGTAA
- a CDS encoding helix-turn-helix domain-containing protein, producing the protein MDSEEVLSVKEVSRYLKIPVSTVYKLAQDGRVPAVKLGKHWRFLKKDIDHLFENKQTVRSD; encoded by the coding sequence ATGGATTCGGAAGAGGTTTTAAGCGTCAAAGAGGTTTCTCGGTACTTAAAGATACCCGTTTCAACCGTTTATAAACTGGCCCAGGACGGAAGGGTGCCTGCGGTTAAATTGGGAAAACACTGGAGATTTTTAAAAAAGGACATCGATCACCTCTTCGAGAACAAGCAGACGGTCCGATCGGATTGA